The Mariluticola halotolerans nucleotide sequence TTCAATCCACCGGTCACGGGCAGTGAAGTGCACCGGGAAGACGGCTCCTATGCACCGGCGGAGGATGCCGCCTAAGCTTTTACGACCGGCCCACTCAAGACAAGAAAGGCTTTACGAAAATGACGATGCGCGCTTTGCAAACAAAGACCGACGACTATCCGAGCCGATCTTCAGGCACTGAACAATGGCTGGAGCGCAAGGACCCTGTGTTCTGGGGCAAGTGGACGCCTGAAGCGCCCCTGACCCGCACCGAAGCCGAGAGCTTTGCCAAAAAGGGCTATCTCGTACTCAAGAGCCTGTTTACCCCGCAGGAGGTGCAGGCCCTGCAGGCTGAATCCGCCCGGCTGAGAGCGCCCGGCGCCAAGCTGGACAAGGAAACGCTGATCACCGAGCCCGGCTCCGATGACGTGCGGACCATTTTCCAGCTTGAGCAGCAAAGTGCCCTCTTTAACCGGCTGGCCAACCATAAGCGTCTTGCCGCCATTGCCAGCTTTCTGCTCGATGATGAGGTTTATATCCATCAGTCACGGCTGAATTACAAACCGGGTTATGCCGGCAAGGAATTCTACTGGCATTCAGATTTCGAGACATGGCACGCCGAAGACGGCATGCCCCGCATGCGGGCAATCTCGGCGTCTGTTCTGCTCAGCGATAACGATGCGATGAACGGGCCGCTTATGCTGATGCCCGGCTCGCAGGACCACTTTATCGCCTGTGCAGGGGAGACACCGGAGGACAACCACAAATCCTCGCTGAAAAAGCAGGAAGTGGGTGTGCCTTCCGAGGAGAGCCTTTTGAAACTCGCGGAGACATTCGGCATTGAATATGCCGCCGGCGACGCTGGAACCGTGATCCTGTTCGATTGCAATACGATGCATGGGTCGAACGGCAATATCACGCCGTTTCCGCGCTCCAATGCGTTCTTCGTTTACAACGCCATGTCCAATCAGTTGCAAGCTCCATTTGGCGCCAAAAAGCCGCGTCCGGCCTTTCTGGCCAATCGCGGCGAGCCCAAACCCGTGACGCTTGATCCTGAACCTTTGGCCTAACGCAAAGATTTTTAGATGACTAACATGAGTAACGAAAACAACGCCCCCGCCTCGCGCGGTGCGCATACGGTCGAGAAAATCGGCGGCACCTCGATGAGCCGGGTGCGTGAATTGATCGGCACGATACTGGTGGGCGACCGCCAGGGCGACGCGCTTTACAATCGGGCCTTCGTGGTCTCAGCCTTTGGCGGCATTACCGACCAGTTGCTGGAAAACAAGAAATCCGGTGAGGCAGGTGTTTATGCGCTGTTTGCCGCCGCTGACAGTGATCACGCCTGGATGCAGACGCTGAACAATGTCAGCACGGCAATGCATGAGATCAACGGCCTGATGTTTGAGGATGCCGGGGACCGCCACGCGGCGGATGATTTTGTGCGTGAACGGATCGAGGGCGCGCGTGGTTGCCTTATCGATCTGCAGCGCCTTTGTTCCTACGGGCATTTCCAGCTTGGCGCACACATGCAGACCATTCGCGAAATGTTGTCTGCTCTGGGCGAGGCGCATTCGGCCCATAACCTGACATTGCTGCTGCGCCGCGAAGGGGTCAATGCCCGCTTTGTTGATTTGACCGGCTGGCGCGACGAAGCGCAACCGGATCTCGATGAGCGTATTCAGGCCGCGTTTGCGGAAGTCGACATCAGCCGCGAATTGCCGATTGTTACCGGCTATGCGCAAAGCCGCGACGGGCTGATGCGCGAATTCGACCGGGGCTATTCCGAGGTGACCTTTGCCAGCATTGCCGCGCTGACCGGCGCGCGCGAGGCGATCATCCATAAGGAATTTCACCTCTCAAGCGCCGACCCGCGCCTTGTGGGCGAAGACAAGGTGCGCAAGATCGGGCGGACCAATTATGATGTGGCCGACCAGCTCTCGAATATGGGGATGGAAGCCATTCACCCCAAAGCTGCCAAAAAGCTGCGTCAGGCCGATATTCCCTTGCGCGTTGCCAATGCGTTTGATCCCAAGGACCCCGGTACCCTGATCGATGCGGAGGCTGCCGATACAGCTGGCGTCGAGATCGTCACCGGCCTGCCGGTAACGACCCTTGAACTGTTCGAGCAGGACATGGTCGGGGTGAAGGGCTATGACGCGACGGCGCTCGAAATCCTGACCCGGCACAAGGTCCGGATTGTTTCGAAAATCTCCAATGCCAATTCGATTGTCCATCACGTCGAAGCGCCGCTCAAAGCCATCCGGCGGGTGGAGCGGGACTTGGCCAAGGTTTATCCCTCGGCCAGCATTTCCACCCAGCGGGCCGCGATCGTCTCGGCCATCGGGCGCGACCTCAAGGGTCTGCGGGTGATGCTGCGCGGGCTGACGGCGCTTGATGACGCCGGGATTGTACCCAACTCGGCGCTTGAAACCGGGCGTGGCGTTGATGTGCAGTTTGTGCTGCGCAAGGAAGATCTCGATGCCGCCATCAAGGCGCTGCATCACGAGTTGATCGAGACCAGCGCCAAAAAACAGCTGCGGCAAGCCGCTTAAAAAACAAAAGGTCCGGCACGCCTCTTTGGCATGCCGGACCTCTTTCTTTACTGCTGCGGTGACTAGCCCAGCACTTCCTTGACCGCCAAAGCGGTCTTTTCAACCACGATATCAGCCTCTGCCTTTGTCAGGCAGAAAGGCGGCGCGAAGCCGAGAATGTCGCCCTGCGGCATGGCGCGCGCGATGACATTGTGCTTGGCCAAAGCTGCTGAAATCTGCGGACCGATCTTTTGCGCCGGATCGTAGAATTTGCGTGCCGCGCGCTCTTCCACAAACTCAACCGCACAGAGCATGCCTTCGCCGCGAATATCGCCCACATGCGGATGCTCGCCGAGCGCGGCTTTCATCGACGTGTTGAGATAGGCACCGATTTCGCTGGCATTGGCGATAAGATTCAGATCATCGATCAGCTTGAGATTGGCGACACCGGCGGCGGCACCAATCGGGTGGGCGGAATAGGTCCAGCCATGGCCGATGGGGCCGTTCTCATCGGTCCCCTGCTCCAGCACTTTCCACACCTTGTCGGAAATGATCGAACCGGAAAGCGGCGCGTATGCCGAGGTCAGGCCCTTGGCGATAGTGATGATATCGGCTTCGATGCCGAAATGATCGGAGCCGAACATGGTGCCGAGGCGACCAAAACCGGTGACCACTTCGTCGGCAACCAGAAGAATATCGTGCTTTTTCAGCACGGCCTGAATGGCGGGCCAATAGCCAGCGGGGGGCGGGACAATGCCGCCAGTGCCGAGCACCGGCTCGCCGATAAAGGCGGCAATGGTGTCAGCCCCTTCCCGCGCGATCATGGCTTCAAGTTCGCTCACACAATGGGCGACGAAATCGGCTTCGCTCATGGAGAGATCATCGCGGCGGAAATAATAGGGCGCGACCGTATGCAGGATCGGGGAGAGCGGCAGATCGAACTTGTTATGGAAACCTGCAAGACCGGTCAGCGAGCCGGTCATCAGGCCCGAGCCGTGATAACCGCGCCAGCGCGAGATGATCTTCTTCTTTTTCGGGCGGCCGAGGATATTGTTATAATACCAGATCAACTTGATATTTGTCTCATTGGCGTCAGAACCCGAGAGGCCGAAATAGACCTTGGACATGTTCTTGGGCGCGCGGTCGAGCACCATTTTGGCCAGCGTGATCGAGGCTTCCGTGCCGTGGCCGACATAGGCGTGATAATAGGCCAGTTCCTTGGCCTGGGCGGCAATCGCCTCGGCAATCTCGGCGCGGCCATAGCCGGCATTGACGCAATAAAGCCCGGCAAAACCATCGAGCAATTTGTTGCCGTCGCGATCCTCGATATAAACGCCGGAGCCGCCGGTGATGATGCGGTTGGGGCTTTCACCGCGAGCGTGCTGGGCGAGATGGGTCGAGGGATGGAAGAAATTCTCCCGGTCCCACTTGTCGAGTTGATCATTGCTAAGCATACGCTTGTCCTTCTGGTTTAATCTTTAAAAACTGGCGTCATGCCCAATCGCGGCAGACATATTTGACGTCCATGAATGCTTCCATGCCAAGGCGAGCGCCTTCGCGGCCAATGCCGGATTGCTTCATGCCGCCAAAGGGAATCGGCGCACCGGTGACCTTGGTGCGGTTGACCGCCACCATGCCATATTGCAGCACGCGGCTGGCGCGATAGATGCGGCGCGGATCGGCGGTGTGCAAATAGGCGACGAGCCCATATTCGGTATCATTGGCGCGTTTGAGCACTTCCTCTTCCGTATCGAACGGAGAGATAGCCGCG carries:
- the thpD gene encoding ectoine hydroxylase, translating into MTMRALQTKTDDYPSRSSGTEQWLERKDPVFWGKWTPEAPLTRTEAESFAKKGYLVLKSLFTPQEVQALQAESARLRAPGAKLDKETLITEPGSDDVRTIFQLEQQSALFNRLANHKRLAAIASFLLDDEVYIHQSRLNYKPGYAGKEFYWHSDFETWHAEDGMPRMRAISASVLLSDNDAMNGPLMLMPGSQDHFIACAGETPEDNHKSSLKKQEVGVPSEESLLKLAETFGIEYAAGDAGTVILFDCNTMHGSNGNITPFPRSNAFFVYNAMSNQLQAPFGAKKPRPAFLANRGEPKPVTLDPEPLA
- a CDS encoding aspartate kinase codes for the protein MSNENNAPASRGAHTVEKIGGTSMSRVRELIGTILVGDRQGDALYNRAFVVSAFGGITDQLLENKKSGEAGVYALFAAADSDHAWMQTLNNVSTAMHEINGLMFEDAGDRHAADDFVRERIEGARGCLIDLQRLCSYGHFQLGAHMQTIREMLSALGEAHSAHNLTLLLRREGVNARFVDLTGWRDEAQPDLDERIQAAFAEVDISRELPIVTGYAQSRDGLMREFDRGYSEVTFASIAALTGAREAIIHKEFHLSSADPRLVGEDKVRKIGRTNYDVADQLSNMGMEAIHPKAAKKLRQADIPLRVANAFDPKDPGTLIDAEAADTAGVEIVTGLPVTTLELFEQDMVGVKGYDATALEILTRHKVRIVSKISNANSIVHHVEAPLKAIRRVERDLAKVYPSASISTQRAAIVSAIGRDLKGLRVMLRGLTALDDAGIVPNSALETGRGVDVQFVLRKEDLDAAIKALHHELIETSAKKQLRQAA
- a CDS encoding aspartate aminotransferase family protein gives rise to the protein MLSNDQLDKWDRENFFHPSTHLAQHARGESPNRIITGGSGVYIEDRDGNKLLDGFAGLYCVNAGYGRAEIAEAIAAQAKELAYYHAYVGHGTEASITLAKMVLDRAPKNMSKVYFGLSGSDANETNIKLIWYYNNILGRPKKKKIISRWRGYHGSGLMTGSLTGLAGFHNKFDLPLSPILHTVAPYYFRRDDLSMSEADFVAHCVSELEAMIAREGADTIAAFIGEPVLGTGGIVPPPAGYWPAIQAVLKKHDILLVADEVVTGFGRLGTMFGSDHFGIEADIITIAKGLTSAYAPLSGSIISDKVWKVLEQGTDENGPIGHGWTYSAHPIGAAAGVANLKLIDDLNLIANASEIGAYLNTSMKAALGEHPHVGDIRGEGMLCAVEFVEERAARKFYDPAQKIGPQISAALAKHNVIARAMPQGDILGFAPPFCLTKAEADIVVEKTALAVKEVLG